From Chelatococcus sp. YT9, a single genomic window includes:
- a CDS encoding peroxiredoxin, translated as MLGIGEKLPTFQVTGVKPGFNNHEEGGVSAFEAITEASFPGKWKIIFFYPKDFTFVCPTEIAEFARLADDFSDRDAVVLGGSTDNEFVKLAWRRDHKDLNKLPIWSFADTNGSLVDGLGVRSPDGVAYRYTFIVDPDNVIQHVYATNLNVGRAPKDTLRVLDALQTDELCPCNREVGGETLKAA; from the coding sequence ATGCTCGGTATCGGCGAAAAGCTGCCCACATTCCAGGTCACCGGCGTGAAGCCGGGGTTCAACAACCACGAGGAAGGCGGGGTTTCGGCCTTCGAGGCGATCACCGAGGCAAGCTTCCCGGGCAAGTGGAAGATCATCTTCTTCTATCCGAAGGACTTCACCTTCGTCTGCCCCACCGAGATCGCCGAGTTTGCCAGGCTTGCCGATGACTTTTCCGACCGCGACGCGGTCGTTCTCGGTGGCTCGACGGACAACGAGTTCGTCAAGCTCGCATGGCGCCGCGACCACAAGGATCTGAACAAGCTGCCGATCTGGTCCTTCGCCGATACCAACGGATCACTTGTCGACGGCCTCGGCGTGCGTTCCCCGGATGGCGTCGCCTATCGCTACACCTTCATCGTCGATCCCGACAACGTCATCCAGCACGTCTACGCGACCAATCTCAACGTCGGCCGCGCCCCCAAGGACACGCTGCGTGTACTCGACGCGCTGCAGACGGACGAACTCTGCCCCTGCAACCGCGAGGTTGGCGGCGAGACGCTGAAGGCGGCGTGA
- a CDS encoding hydrogen peroxide-inducible genes activator, with product MLNVSFRQLHYLVALAETMSFSRAAERVGVTQSTLSAAIRALEAELGTELVDRSARAIQLLPAGEAITRRAKSIIGLVEELPDHVAGALRPLTTPLRLGVIPSVAPFILPKVVPSLRDAYPELHLFVREGLTRSLLEALRNGGLDAALIATPYAIEGLDCEILGDDLFHLAVPLDHPFANRETVEFGELRGERLLLLEAGHCLREHVIAAIGLDDLPEAEDVRAASIMTLVQMVEFGMGVTLLPDIAVEAGATRGARLQLLPYANTRAKRSLALVWRTGAARRGDYLLLANHLRDYCLPHRPVKTNI from the coding sequence GTGTTGAACGTCAGCTTTCGCCAGTTGCACTATCTTGTGGCGCTGGCCGAAACCATGTCCTTCTCGCGCGCCGCAGAACGGGTCGGAGTGACGCAATCGACCCTGAGCGCCGCCATACGCGCACTTGAAGCCGAGCTCGGCACCGAACTTGTCGACCGCTCCGCCAGGGCCATCCAGCTTCTGCCGGCCGGTGAGGCCATTACGAGGCGAGCCAAGTCGATCATCGGCCTCGTGGAAGAATTGCCGGACCATGTGGCGGGAGCGTTGCGCCCGCTAACCACGCCATTGCGCCTGGGGGTCATTCCATCAGTAGCACCCTTCATCCTGCCGAAGGTCGTTCCCAGCTTGCGAGACGCCTATCCGGAGCTGCATCTCTTTGTCCGCGAAGGGCTCACCCGCTCGCTTCTCGAAGCCTTACGCAATGGCGGCCTCGATGCCGCGCTCATCGCTACGCCATACGCCATCGAGGGACTGGACTGCGAAATACTGGGTGACGATCTGTTCCACCTCGCGGTGCCGCTCGACCACCCCTTTGCCAATCGCGAGACCGTGGAGTTCGGAGAACTCAGAGGCGAACGGCTTTTGCTGCTCGAGGCCGGGCACTGTCTGCGCGAGCATGTCATTGCAGCCATAGGCCTCGACGATTTGCCCGAGGCAGAGGATGTCCGCGCGGCCAGCATCATGACTCTCGTGCAAATGGTCGAGTTCGGCATGGGCGTGACGCTGTTGCCCGACATTGCAGTGGAAGCTGGCGCGACGCGGGGGGCGCGCCTTCAGCTTTTGCCTTATGCGAACACACGCGCCAAGCGAAGCCTCGCGCTCGTCTGGCGTACGGGCGCCGCCCGGCGCGGCGACTATCTGTTGCTGGCCAATCATCTCCGCGACTACTGCCTGCCGCATCGCCCGGTGAAGACGAACATTTAG
- a CDS encoding SDR family oxidoreductase, whose product MAKNLFDLTGQTALVTGSSRGLGRAMAQGLAEAGAAIVLNGVDPARLKTAADEMRSEGFTVHEAPFDVTDEEAIKAAFAKLDAQGVGVDILVNNAGIQLRKPMVELASDEWRKVIETNLTSAFIIGREAAKRMIPRGRGKVINIGSLTSELARATVTPYTVAKGGIKMLTRGMAAEWGEHGIQANAIGPGYMITDMNQALIDNPAFDAWVKARTPARRWGRPEELISTVVYLAAPASSYVNGQLIFVDGGMASVL is encoded by the coding sequence ATGGCCAAGAACCTGTTCGATCTCACCGGCCAGACCGCCCTCGTCACCGGCTCCTCGCGCGGTCTCGGCCGCGCCATGGCGCAGGGACTCGCCGAAGCGGGCGCCGCGATTGTGCTCAACGGCGTCGACCCGGCGCGCCTCAAAACAGCGGCTGACGAGATGCGCAGTGAAGGCTTCACCGTGCATGAAGCCCCCTTCGACGTCACCGACGAAGAAGCCATCAAGGCCGCCTTCGCCAAGCTGGATGCCCAAGGGGTCGGCGTCGACATCCTCGTCAACAACGCCGGCATCCAGCTGCGGAAGCCGATGGTGGAGCTCGCAAGCGACGAATGGCGGAAGGTCATCGAGACGAACCTCACCAGCGCCTTCATCATCGGCCGGGAGGCGGCTAAACGCATGATCCCCCGCGGCCGCGGCAAGGTCATCAATATTGGCTCCCTGACGAGCGAACTCGCCCGCGCCACCGTGACCCCCTACACGGTCGCCAAGGGCGGCATCAAGATGCTGACGCGCGGCATGGCCGCCGAATGGGGAGAGCACGGCATCCAGGCCAATGCCATCGGGCCGGGCTACATGATCACCGACATGAACCAGGCGCTCATCGACAATCCGGCATTCGATGCCTGGGTCAAGGCTCGTACCCCGGCCCGGCGCTGGGGACGCCCCGAGGAGCTGATCAGCACCGTCGTCTATCTCGCCGCGCCGGCATCAAGCTATGTCAATGGCCAGCTGATTTTCGTGGACGGAGGCATGGCATCCGTCCTCTAG
- the glpD gene encoding glycerol-3-phosphate dehydrogenase, whose product MVQQQATDQPGEVFDLLVIGGGVNGVGIARDAVGRGLKVILCERDDLASATSSASSKLIHGGLRYLEQYEFRLVREALAEREVLLGIAPHIVRPLRFVLPHNATLRPAWMIRVGLFLYDHLAKRSRLPGSRGVNLRQGAEGAPLKKELTKGFVYSDCAVDDSRLVVLNAMDAAQRGAEILTRTACTDARREGALWRATLAGEDGRTRHIKARALVNAAGPWVTDVLQHVLHANSRDHLRLVQGSHIVVPRLYEGDHAYILQNPDERIVFVIPYHDAYTLIGTTDVPYDGDPAVAAISPAETLYLCASVSRYFARQVEPDDVVWSYSGVRPLYDDAAQNTSSDNPSTVTRDYVFDVSGGGDGTAPLLSVFGGKLTTYRRLAEHALEKLAPFLDAPVTGWTKAAPLPGGDLGQVSIESFARDFAARHAWLPADLASRYVHSYGTLAATLVGDARSLADLGEHFGSGLYAREADYLVAHEWARSPDDILERRTKLVLEADAALKDNLGRWFAGRQPTSAASTAIAAD is encoded by the coding sequence GTGGTCCAGCAGCAAGCAACAGATCAGCCTGGCGAAGTCTTCGACCTGCTGGTTATCGGGGGCGGCGTCAACGGTGTTGGCATCGCCCGGGACGCTGTCGGCCGCGGCCTGAAAGTCATCCTCTGCGAACGTGACGACCTCGCCTCCGCAACGTCGTCAGCCTCCAGCAAGCTCATCCACGGCGGCTTGCGCTATCTCGAGCAATATGAATTCCGGCTGGTGCGCGAGGCACTGGCCGAGCGGGAAGTGCTGCTCGGCATCGCGCCCCACATCGTACGGCCGTTGCGTTTTGTGCTGCCACATAATGCCACGCTACGGCCAGCTTGGATGATCCGTGTCGGCCTTTTTCTCTACGATCACCTCGCCAAGCGCTCACGCCTGCCAGGCTCCCGTGGGGTCAACCTGCGGCAAGGCGCGGAAGGGGCACCGCTGAAGAAGGAGCTGACAAAAGGGTTCGTCTATTCGGACTGCGCCGTCGATGATTCCCGCCTCGTGGTGCTGAACGCCATGGATGCAGCCCAACGCGGCGCAGAAATCTTGACCCGCACCGCCTGTACCGATGCGCGGCGCGAGGGAGCGCTATGGCGCGCGACGCTGGCGGGCGAAGATGGCCGCACCCGGCACATAAAGGCGCGCGCGCTGGTGAACGCGGCGGGGCCCTGGGTGACCGATGTGCTCCAGCATGTCCTGCACGCCAATTCCAGGGATCATCTGAGGCTTGTCCAGGGCAGCCATATCGTCGTGCCGCGCCTCTATGAAGGCGACCACGCCTATATCCTGCAGAACCCGGACGAGCGCATCGTCTTCGTCATACCCTATCACGACGCTTATACGCTTATCGGGACCACGGACGTGCCTTATGACGGCGATCCCGCCGTCGCGGCGATCTCACCCGCCGAGACCCTCTATCTCTGCGCATCGGTCAGTCGCTACTTCGCACGCCAAGTAGAACCCGACGATGTGGTGTGGAGCTATTCCGGCGTGCGGCCGCTCTATGACGATGCCGCTCAAAACACGTCATCCGACAATCCCTCGACGGTCACGCGCGATTACGTGTTTGATGTCTCCGGCGGGGGTGATGGAACAGCGCCGTTGCTGTCGGTCTTCGGCGGCAAGCTCACGACCTACCGCAGGCTCGCCGAGCATGCGCTCGAAAAGCTGGCGCCGTTCCTCGACGCACCGGTCACGGGGTGGACAAAAGCCGCCCCCCTACCCGGGGGCGACCTCGGCCAGGTCAGTATCGAGAGCTTCGCCCGTGATTTCGCCGCACGCCATGCTTGGCTGCCCGCCGATCTCGCATCCCGCTATGTCCATAGCTACGGGACGCTGGCGGCAACGCTGGTCGGCGACGCGCGATCTCTGGCCGATCTGGGCGAGCATTTCGGCTCCGGGCTTTATGCCCGCGAGGCCGACTACCTCGTGGCTCATGAATGGGCACGGAGCCCGGACGATATTCTTGAACGCCGCACCAAGCTCGTGCTTGAAGCGGATGCGGCGCTTAAAGACAATCTCGGCCGCTGGTTCGCAGGACGTCAGCCGACGTCGGCGGCTTCCACCGCGATCGCCGCGGACTGA
- a CDS encoding carboxymuconolactone decarboxylase family protein, whose translation MSIDTLKSQIPDFAKDVRLNLSSMGSDESLTPAQKYGLFVACGIASRNEVVRKALVAEAAAHIDAATLGAAKAAAAIMGMNNVYYRFVHLAANKDYKTLPAKLRMNVIGNPGVPKLDFELWSLAVSAINGCGMCIDAHEDVLRKGGVTTEAIQTAVRFAAIIQSAAIAVEAADVG comes from the coding sequence ATGTCGATTGATACGCTCAAGTCCCAGATCCCGGATTTCGCCAAGGATGTTCGCCTCAACCTCTCGTCCATGGGGAGCGACGAAAGCCTGACACCGGCACAGAAATACGGGCTCTTCGTTGCCTGCGGCATCGCATCGCGGAATGAGGTCGTACGCAAGGCCCTCGTCGCCGAGGCTGCGGCGCATATCGACGCGGCGACCCTGGGAGCAGCAAAGGCCGCCGCCGCGATCATGGGCATGAACAACGTCTACTATCGCTTCGTGCATCTGGCGGCGAACAAGGATTACAAGACACTTCCGGCGAAGCTGCGCATGAACGTCATCGGCAATCCGGGCGTGCCGAAGTTGGACTTCGAGCTGTGGTCGCTCGCTGTTTCGGCCATCAACGGCTGCGGCATGTGCATCGACGCCCACGAGGACGTTCTGCGCAAGGGCGGCGTGACGACGGAAGCGATCCAGACGGCTGTGCGCTTCGCCGCGATCATTCAGTCCGCGGCGATCGCGGTGGAAGCCGCCGACGTCGGCTGA
- a CDS encoding ureidoglycolate lyase, which translates to MQRFKAVPLTAEAFAPYGEVLAHKGETKQQPVPGAFDRTDDAPVPSLALLRIDAANALPVVIDRLERHPFSAQSFIPTEGGRCLIIVCDTATDGSPDIASTKAFISEKREGITYKRNVWHRSVTALEAPSQFAVVMAQTGDGRDNLFFDLPAPIEVVAD; encoded by the coding sequence ATGCAACGTTTCAAAGCCGTACCGCTGACCGCTGAAGCCTTTGCACCCTACGGAGAAGTGCTCGCGCATAAGGGCGAGACCAAGCAGCAGCCCGTGCCTGGCGCATTTGACCGCACCGATGACGCCCCTGTGCCGTCGCTGGCGCTGCTGCGCATCGACGCGGCCAACGCGTTACCGGTGGTGATCGATCGGCTTGAGCGGCATCCGTTCTCGGCGCAGAGCTTCATCCCAACAGAAGGTGGACGCTGCCTGATCATCGTCTGTGATACGGCCACCGACGGTTCGCCAGATATTGCATCGACGAAGGCGTTCATCAGCGAGAAGCGCGAAGGCATCACCTACAAGCGCAACGTCTGGCACCGGAGTGTCACCGCCCTCGAAGCCCCGTCGCAGTTCGCGGTGGTCATGGCGCAGACGGGCGACGGTCGCGACAACCTCTTCTTCGATCTCCCCGCGCCGATCGAGGTCGTCGCCGATTGA
- a CDS encoding mandelate racemase/muconate lactonizing enzyme family protein, with protein MKITSIETLRTEEFANVLWVRVHTDSGLIGLGETFYGAGAVEAHIHDTLAGRLLGRDPLHIEAIHRDMVNLPMAQSSTGVEYRSASAIDIALWDLFGKVCDLPVHQMLGGLCRDKLRIYNTCAGYGYVRSNNIRPVSNWNFGQSEAAGPYEDLEAFMTDAGALAENLLENGITAMKIWPFDPPAIENQGLYITAAQLKKAIEPFEKIRKAVGDKIDIMVEFHSLWNLPTAKQIAKALEPYKPMWFEDPIRMNSPQALGEYARSTDVWVCASETLGSRWPYKDMLDRDATHVVMVDLCWSGGLTEGRKIAALAETWHRPFAPHDCIGPVGFAAAVHTSFSQPNTLIQESVRAFYTGWYKELVTVTPTIKDGYVYPMEGPGLGLDLLPAVFDRTDLIVRRSAV; from the coding sequence ATGAAGATCACGTCCATCGAGACCCTGCGCACAGAGGAATTCGCCAACGTTCTCTGGGTGCGCGTCCACACCGATTCGGGCTTGATCGGCCTTGGCGAGACCTTCTATGGCGCCGGCGCGGTCGAGGCTCATATCCATGACACGCTCGCGGGCCGCCTCCTCGGCCGCGATCCCCTGCATATCGAGGCCATCCATCGCGACATGGTGAACCTGCCGATGGCGCAGTCGTCGACCGGTGTCGAGTACCGCTCCGCATCCGCCATCGACATCGCGCTCTGGGATCTGTTCGGCAAGGTCTGCGATCTGCCCGTCCACCAGATGCTCGGCGGATTGTGCCGTGACAAGCTGCGCATCTACAACACCTGCGCCGGCTACGGCTATGTGCGCTCCAACAACATCAGGCCGGTCTCGAACTGGAATTTCGGCCAGAGCGAAGCCGCCGGTCCCTATGAGGACCTCGAAGCCTTCATGACGGACGCCGGCGCGCTCGCCGAGAACCTGCTCGAGAATGGCATCACGGCCATGAAGATCTGGCCGTTCGATCCCCCCGCCATCGAGAACCAGGGCCTTTACATCACCGCAGCCCAGCTCAAGAAGGCTATCGAGCCCTTCGAGAAGATTCGCAAAGCGGTTGGCGACAAGATCGACATCATGGTGGAGTTCCACTCCCTGTGGAACCTGCCCACCGCCAAGCAGATCGCGAAGGCGCTGGAGCCCTACAAGCCCATGTGGTTCGAGGACCCGATCCGCATGAATTCGCCGCAGGCTCTTGGGGAATATGCCCGCTCGACTGACGTCTGGGTCTGTGCCAGCGAGACGCTCGGCTCGCGCTGGCCGTATAAGGACATGCTCGATCGCGACGCCACACATGTCGTGATGGTGGATCTGTGCTGGTCGGGCGGTCTCACTGAAGGGCGCAAGATCGCCGCACTCGCGGAAACCTGGCATCGCCCGTTCGCGCCGCATGACTGCATCGGCCCCGTCGGTTTCGCGGCGGCCGTGCACACCTCCTTCAGCCAGCCCAACACGCTGATCCAGGAATCGGTGCGCGCGTTCTATACCGGCTGGTACAAGGAGCTTGTCACCGTGACACCGACCATCAAGGATGGTTATGTCTATCCCATGGAGGGGCCAGGCCTCGGCCTTGACCTTCTGCCTGCCGTATTCGACCGTACCGACCTGATTGTCCGCCGCTCGGCCGTTTGA